The following are from one region of the Haloactinomyces albus genome:
- a CDS encoding P-II family nitrogen regulator, protein MKLVTAIVQPSRLESLKEALGKLGVLGMTVSQAQGYGRQKGHKEFYRGTEYEIDFLDKIRVEVLVDESGVDRVVDGIVEAGRTGRVGDGKVWVTTVDTVVRVRTGETDVEAL, encoded by the coding sequence ATGAAGCTGGTGACCGCGATCGTGCAACCATCCCGCCTGGAAAGCCTCAAGGAGGCTCTTGGCAAGCTCGGTGTGCTGGGTATGACGGTGAGCCAAGCCCAGGGATACGGGCGCCAGAAGGGACACAAGGAGTTCTACCGGGGCACCGAGTACGAGATCGACTTCCTCGACAAGATCCGGGTGGAGGTCCTCGTCGACGAATCCGGCGTGGACAGGGTGGTCGACGGCATCGTCGAGGCCGGCCGCACCGGCAGGGTGGGCGACGGCAAGGTCTGGGTCACCACGGTGGACACCGTGGTCCGGGTGCGTACCGGGGAGACCGACGTCGAAGCGTTGTGA
- a CDS encoding ammonium transporter — protein sequence MDSGDTAWVLMSAALVMLMTPGLAFFYGGMVRSRGVLNMLMMSLGSMGVVGVLWVLYGYSAAFGSDLGGLGLLGSPLEFFGLGGLLGADQLSGTVPTPAFAAFQAMFAILTVALISGAIADRARFGPWLLFGGLWATLVYFPVAHWVFAFDETDAAGHVTAPGGWIANRLAAIDFAGGTAVHINAGAAALALVLVLGKRTGWPRDMGKPHSLPLVVLGAGLLWFGWFGFNAGSALAAGSTAAVAFVNTLVATSAAMLGWMLTERLRDGHATTLGAASGVIAGLVAITPACSSVTPLGAIVIGGIAGIVCAPAVGLKYRLGYDDSLDVVGVHLVGGLVGTLLVGLFASGAAPAGVNGLFYGGGLDQLWRQAVGAVAVFAYSFVLSLMIAWLVQKTIGFRSGVENELEGIDETEHAETAYHFGDGHASSRRSPVHTAGLGRELEGNNA from the coding sequence ATGGATTCAGGTGACACCGCATGGGTGCTCATGAGCGCGGCCCTGGTCATGCTCATGACTCCGGGCCTGGCGTTTTTCTACGGCGGCATGGTGCGCTCGCGCGGCGTACTGAACATGCTGATGATGAGCCTGGGCAGTATGGGCGTGGTCGGAGTGCTGTGGGTGCTCTACGGGTACTCGGCGGCATTCGGTTCCGACCTCGGAGGACTCGGTCTGCTCGGGTCGCCGCTGGAGTTCTTCGGCCTGGGAGGGTTGCTCGGTGCGGACCAACTCTCCGGCACCGTTCCGACGCCGGCCTTCGCCGCCTTCCAGGCGATGTTCGCCATCCTGACGGTGGCGTTGATTTCCGGGGCGATCGCTGATCGGGCCCGCTTCGGGCCGTGGCTTCTGTTCGGTGGGTTGTGGGCCACTCTGGTGTACTTCCCGGTCGCACACTGGGTGTTCGCCTTCGACGAGACCGATGCTGCCGGTCATGTCACGGCCCCCGGTGGATGGATCGCCAACCGGCTGGCGGCGATCGACTTCGCCGGGGGCACCGCGGTGCACATCAATGCGGGTGCCGCTGCGCTGGCGCTCGTGCTGGTGCTCGGCAAGCGCACGGGCTGGCCGCGGGACATGGGCAAGCCGCACAGCCTGCCGCTCGTCGTGCTCGGGGCCGGGCTGTTGTGGTTCGGCTGGTTCGGATTCAACGCCGGGTCGGCACTGGCCGCCGGAAGTACCGCTGCCGTCGCGTTCGTCAACACGCTGGTGGCCACCAGCGCTGCGATGCTCGGATGGATGCTGACCGAACGTCTGCGAGACGGCCATGCGACCACCCTCGGTGCCGCCTCGGGCGTCATCGCTGGGCTGGTCGCCATTACGCCGGCGTGCTCCTCGGTGACTCCGCTGGGGGCGATCGTGATCGGCGGTATCGCCGGGATCGTCTGCGCACCGGCGGTGGGCCTGAAATATCGGCTCGGTTACGACGACTCGCTCGACGTGGTCGGCGTGCACCTCGTCGGCGGTCTCGTCGGCACGCTCCTGGTGGGGCTGTTCGCCTCCGGCGCCGCACCGGCAGGAGTCAACGGCCTGTTCTACGGTGGTGGTCTCGACCAGTTGTGGCGGCAGGCGGTCGGGGCAGTGGCCGTGTTCGCCTACTCGTTCGTGCTCAGCTTGATGATCGCCTGGTTGGTGCAGAAGACCATCGGTTTCCGGAGCGGTGTCGAGAACGAGCTCGAAGGCATCGACGAGACCGAACACGCCGAGACGGCATATCACTTCGGAGACGGCCACGCATCGTCGCGTCGTTCGCCCGTGCACACGGCAGGCCTCGGACGCGAGCTGGAGGGGAACAACGCATGA
- the ffh gene encoding signal recognition particle protein, which translates to MFDTLSDRLTSVLKNLRGKGRLSDADIDATAREIRIALLEADVALPVVRSFIAGVKERAKGAEVSQALNPAQQVVKIVNEELVGILGGETRRLEYAKNPPTVVLLAGLQGSGKTTLAGKLARWFAGQGHTPMLVACDLQRPNAVTQLQVVGERAGVSVFAPEPGNGVGDPVDVARRSIEEARHSQHDIVLVDTAGRLGVDEEMMQQASDIRDAVTPDETLFVVDAMIGQDAVSTAEAFRDGVGFNGVVLTKLDGDARGGAALSVRHVTGQPIMFASNGEKLEDFDVFHPDRMASRILGMGDMLTLIEQAEQAFDADQAEQAAEKLGTGELTLEDFLEQMQAVRRMGPLQNLVGMLPGANQMKDQLANFDEGHLDRVQAIIRGMTPAERADPKIINASRRQRIANGSGVRISDINDLVKRFFEARKMMQQMAGQFGGGGGGGRKKDKKGKKGKKSKNKGPTPPKGARGGMPGGMPGLPPGGMPGAGGGNAPDPAQLQGGLNDLPPGFDPSKLNFGKNKKK; encoded by the coding sequence GTGTTTGACACTCTTTCCGATCGGCTCACATCGGTCCTGAAGAACCTGCGTGGCAAAGGACGGCTGTCCGACGCCGACATCGACGCCACCGCGCGGGAGATCCGTATTGCCCTGCTGGAAGCCGACGTGGCGCTTCCCGTGGTGCGTAGTTTCATCGCGGGTGTCAAGGAACGCGCCAAAGGCGCCGAGGTTTCGCAGGCCCTGAACCCGGCCCAGCAGGTCGTCAAGATCGTCAACGAGGAACTGGTCGGCATCCTCGGTGGTGAGACCCGCAGGCTGGAATACGCCAAGAATCCACCGACGGTCGTCCTGCTCGCGGGCCTGCAGGGCTCCGGCAAGACCACGCTGGCCGGGAAGTTGGCCCGCTGGTTCGCCGGGCAGGGCCACACGCCGATGCTGGTGGCTTGTGACCTGCAGCGTCCCAATGCCGTCACCCAGTTGCAGGTGGTGGGGGAACGTGCCGGGGTATCGGTATTCGCTCCCGAACCCGGCAACGGTGTCGGCGATCCGGTGGATGTGGCCCGTCGCAGTATCGAGGAGGCCCGGCACTCCCAGCACGACATCGTCCTGGTCGACACGGCCGGCCGCCTGGGTGTCGACGAGGAGATGATGCAGCAGGCCTCCGATATCCGGGACGCCGTCACCCCCGACGAAACCTTGTTCGTCGTCGACGCCATGATCGGTCAGGACGCCGTGAGCACGGCGGAGGCCTTCCGGGACGGCGTCGGCTTCAATGGTGTGGTCCTGACCAAGCTCGACGGTGACGCTCGCGGTGGTGCCGCGCTGTCGGTGCGGCACGTCACCGGGCAACCGATCATGTTCGCCTCCAATGGTGAGAAGCTGGAGGACTTCGACGTCTTCCACCCGGACCGGATGGCCAGCCGGATCCTGGGCATGGGCGACATGCTGACCCTGATCGAGCAGGCCGAGCAGGCCTTCGACGCGGATCAGGCGGAACAGGCCGCGGAGAAACTCGGCACGGGTGAGCTGACGCTGGAGGACTTCCTGGAGCAGATGCAGGCGGTGCGGCGGATGGGACCGCTGCAGAACCTGGTCGGCATGCTGCCCGGGGCCAACCAGATGAAAGACCAGCTCGCCAACTTCGACGAGGGGCACCTGGATCGGGTGCAGGCCATCATCCGGGGGATGACCCCGGCCGAACGGGCCGACCCGAAGATCATCAATGCCTCACGGCGCCAGCGTATCGCCAACGGTTCCGGTGTCCGGATCAGTGACATCAACGATCTGGTCAAGCGCTTCTTCGAAGCCCGCAAGATGATGCAGCAGATGGCCGGGCAATTCGGCGGTGGCGGTGGTGGCGGCCGCAAGAAGGACAAGAAGGGTAAGAAGGGCAAGAAGAGCAAGAACAAGGGGCCGACTCCGCCGAAGGGCGCGCGCGGTGGCATGCCGGGCGGAATGCCCGGACTCCCTCCGGGAGGGATGCCCGGTGCCGGCGGGGGTAACGCTCCGGATCCCGCACAGCTGCAGGGAGGGCTCAACGACCTTCCGCCCGGATTCGATCCCTCGAAGCTCAACTTCGGCAAGAACAAGAAGAAGTGA
- a CDS encoding DEAD/DEAH box helicase: MSTFDDLGLDDRVRKVLTDLGYETPSPIQAETIPSLLAGNDVTGQAQTGTGKTAAFALPILSRIDLDTKKPQALVLAPTRELAIQVAEAFQRYAANLPGFHVLPIYGGQSYGPQLSGLRRGAHVVVGTPGRLIDHLERGSLDLSGLTNVVLDEADEMLRMGFIDDVEKILQAVPESRQVALFSATMPKAIRSISQSYLKDPVEVSVKNSTATATNINQRYWPVRGVHKLDALTRILEVEPFDAMIVFVRTKQLTEELTEKLQARGFSAAAINGDIAQAQRERTIGQLRDGRIDLLVATDVAARGLDVERISHVLNYDIPHDSESYVHRIGRTGRAGRSGEAILFVSPRERHMLRSIEKATRQSISQMELPSVEAVNDQRLARFSQSITDTLESGELTLFQDLVQQYESNHNVPAAEIAAALASMVQGERPLLLEPEPEPPAKQKRSGKASAFEASGGETAVFRVEVGRRNRVTPSALVGALANEGGVPSKRIGHIDIRAEHTLVELPAELPEDLLRKLGKTQVAGRGLRISRADDEVLERSGRPRRPGRDKPKTQRKGQRAPGSSRSAAGKRPAHEHG; the protein is encoded by the coding sequence ATGTCCACTTTTGATGACCTCGGCCTCGACGACCGCGTTCGCAAGGTCCTGACCGACCTCGGATACGAGACCCCTTCGCCGATTCAGGCCGAGACGATTCCGTCCTTGCTCGCCGGGAACGACGTGACGGGGCAGGCGCAGACCGGTACCGGCAAGACCGCCGCGTTCGCGCTGCCCATCCTCTCCCGGATCGATCTCGACACGAAGAAGCCGCAGGCGCTCGTCCTGGCGCCGACCCGGGAGCTGGCCATCCAGGTGGCCGAGGCGTTCCAGCGCTATGCCGCCAACCTGCCCGGCTTTCACGTACTGCCCATCTACGGTGGGCAGAGCTATGGACCCCAGCTCAGCGGACTCCGGCGGGGCGCCCACGTCGTGGTGGGGACTCCCGGACGCCTGATCGACCACCTGGAGCGCGGCTCACTCGACCTGTCGGGGCTGACCAACGTGGTGCTCGACGAGGCCGACGAGATGCTGCGGATGGGCTTCATCGACGACGTCGAGAAGATCCTGCAGGCAGTACCGGAAAGCAGGCAGGTCGCGTTGTTCTCCGCGACCATGCCCAAGGCGATCCGGTCGATCAGCCAGTCCTACCTCAAGGATCCGGTGGAGGTCTCGGTCAAGAACTCCACCGCCACGGCCACCAACATCAACCAGCGCTACTGGCCGGTCCGTGGCGTGCACAAGTTGGACGCGCTGACTCGGATTCTGGAGGTCGAGCCGTTCGACGCGATGATCGTGTTCGTGCGGACCAAGCAGCTCACCGAGGAACTCACCGAGAAGCTGCAGGCCCGAGGTTTCAGTGCGGCGGCCATCAACGGTGATATCGCCCAGGCACAGCGGGAACGCACCATCGGCCAACTGCGGGACGGCAGGATCGACCTGCTGGTGGCCACCGACGTGGCCGCACGCGGATTGGACGTCGAGCGCATCTCCCACGTGCTGAACTACGACATCCCGCACGACAGCGAGTCCTACGTGCACCGCATCGGCCGCACCGGCCGGGCGGGGCGAAGCGGTGAGGCCATCCTGTTCGTGTCCCCGCGTGAGCGGCACATGCTGCGTTCGATCGAGAAGGCCACTCGCCAGTCGATCAGCCAGATGGAACTCCCGAGTGTCGAAGCGGTCAACGACCAGCGACTCGCCCGGTTCTCCCAGAGCATCACCGACACGCTCGAGAGTGGTGAGCTCACCCTCTTCCAGGATTTGGTGCAGCAGTACGAAAGCAACCACAATGTGCCCGCCGCCGAGATCGCGGCCGCGCTCGCGAGCATGGTGCAGGGTGAGCGGCCACTGCTGCTGGAACCCGAACCCGAACCGCCCGCGAAGCAGAAGCGTTCCGGTAAGGCTTCGGCATTCGAGGCTTCCGGTGGCGAGACCGCTGTGTTCCGCGTTGAAGTGGGCCGTCGTAATCGGGTGACGCCGAGTGCCCTTGTCGGGGCGCTGGCCAATGAGGGCGGTGTCCCGAGTAAGCGCATCGGGCACATCGACATCCGTGCCGAGCACACCCTTGTCGAGCTTCCGGCCGAGCTGCCGGAGGACCTGTTGCGCAAGCTGGGCAAGACACAGGTCGCAGGCCGCGGACTGCGCATCAGCCGCGCCGACGACGAGGTGCTGGAACGGTCGGGACGCCCGCGCAGGCCCGGCAGGGACAAGCCCAAGACACAACGCAAGGGCCAGCGCGCGCCCGGCTCCTCGCGCTCGGCTGCGGGGAAGCGCCCCGCACACGAGCACGGCTGA
- the ftsY gene encoding signal recognition particle-docking protein FtsY produces the protein MSTTNVILIIVVALVVLAILVVAGFLLNRRRRISLSRRDERADQGGAVREGGYRTDSGISLSSGGTGTAAPPEHPAGDRTEQGQPGVGDDAAVPRDSERRGIVDVSLPERSGTETPTAPPSETEAEPGKPPEQPTIPTQEERTSAASAPAAPAEREAPTAEPEAPTAEPEAPAAEPQVFPAEPETPVELETTAPAEPEAPTAEPAAPAVEPEAPAVEPKPPEPAPPTEPVEEIEPTSGRLERLRGRLSRSRSTFGQGVLGLLGAGDLDEDSWEEIEDTLLMADLGAATATEIIERLRSEIASRAVRTSDQARALLREVLVDALRPDMERSVQALPHGDPADGGKPAVVLVVGVNGTGKTTTTGKLARVLVAEGRTVLLGAADTFRAAAVEQLATWGERVGAEAVRGNEGADPASVAFESVQRGADTGVDAVLVDTAGRLHTKTGLMDELGKVKRVVEKRAQVDEVLLVLDATTGQNGLTQARVFSDVVDVTGIVLTKLDGTAKGGIVFQVQRELGVPVKLVGLGEGADHLAPFDPGAFVDALLE, from the coding sequence GTGTCCACCACAAACGTGATCTTGATCATCGTTGTTGCCTTGGTAGTGCTGGCGATCCTCGTGGTCGCCGGGTTCCTGCTGAACCGCCGCAGACGGATCAGTCTGAGCCGGCGTGACGAGCGAGCCGATCAAGGCGGCGCCGTCCGGGAGGGCGGTTATCGCACCGACAGCGGGATCAGCCTGTCCAGTGGCGGCACCGGTACGGCAGCTCCGCCGGAGCATCCGGCCGGCGACCGAACCGAGCAGGGACAGCCCGGTGTCGGTGATGATGCCGCTGTCCCCCGGGACAGCGAACGACGCGGCATTGTCGATGTTTCGCTTCCGGAGCGGTCCGGGACGGAAACCCCCACAGCGCCGCCCTCCGAAACCGAGGCGGAACCGGGCAAGCCGCCTGAGCAGCCGACGATTCCGACACAGGAGGAGCGGACCTCGGCGGCATCGGCACCGGCGGCTCCCGCCGAGCGGGAGGCGCCCACTGCCGAGCCGGAGGCACCCACTGCCGAGCCGGAGGCGCCCGCCGCCGAACCGCAGGTATTTCCGGCCGAACCGGAAACCCCCGTGGAACTGGAAACGACAGCGCCCGCCGAGCCGGAGGCGCCCACTGCCGAGCCAGCGGCTCCTGCTGTCGAACCCGAGGCTCCTGCTGTCGAACCCAAACCTCCGGAACCTGCGCCACCCACGGAACCCGTGGAGGAGATCGAGCCCACCAGCGGACGGCTCGAACGCCTGCGCGGCCGGCTGTCGCGGTCCCGGTCCACCTTCGGTCAGGGCGTGCTCGGACTGCTGGGCGCGGGCGACCTCGACGAGGACTCCTGGGAGGAGATCGAGGACACGCTGCTCATGGCCGACTTGGGCGCAGCCACTGCCACCGAGATCATCGAGCGGCTGCGTTCGGAGATCGCCTCTCGTGCGGTACGTACGTCCGACCAGGCTCGCGCGCTCCTGCGGGAGGTCCTGGTCGATGCGCTGCGGCCGGACATGGAGCGTTCCGTGCAGGCCCTGCCGCACGGTGACCCGGCCGACGGCGGAAAGCCCGCGGTGGTGCTCGTCGTCGGCGTCAACGGGACCGGCAAAACCACGACGACCGGCAAGCTCGCCCGCGTGCTGGTGGCCGAGGGCCGTACGGTCCTGCTCGGTGCCGCCGACACCTTCCGCGCGGCAGCCGTGGAGCAGCTCGCCACCTGGGGCGAACGCGTTGGTGCCGAGGCTGTACGCGGTAACGAGGGTGCCGACCCTGCCAGCGTGGCCTTCGAGTCGGTGCAGCGCGGCGCCGACACCGGGGTGGACGCGGTGCTGGTCGACACCGCCGGCCGCCTGCACACCAAGACCGGGCTGATGGACGAACTCGGCAAGGTCAAACGTGTGGTCGAAAAGCGGGCCCAGGTGGATGAAGTGCTGTTGGTGCTCGACGCCACCACGGGGCAGAACGGGCTCACGCAGGCGCGGGTGTTCTCCGATGTCGTCGATGTCACCGGCATCGTGCTGACCAAGCTCGACGGCACGGCCAAGGGCGGCATCGTCTTCCAGGTGCAGCGCGAGCTCGGTGTTCCGGTGAAGCTCGTCGGCCTGGGGGAGGGAGCTGATCACCTCGCTCCCTTCGACCCCGGTGCGTTCGTCGACGCCCTGCTGGAATGA
- a CDS encoding metal-dependent hydrolase family protein: MTALHLRGVVLPDGEQRDVWVRDGMVSLEPVPGASTVFDGGYLLAGLVDAHCHVGLGPKGPVELDEAVRQAETDREAGTLLIRDCGSPLDTRSLQDREDLPRIIRAGRHLARPKRYIPHLADELDDQEQLPAAVAEQAAHGDGWIKLVGDWIDRSVGDLSPLWRADVLTEAIAAAHAHGARVTAHVFGEDALPDLLAAGIDCIEHGTGLTDDTVEEMARRGTVLVPTLVNVENFPSFAAAASKYPDYAAHMRHLYREADRTVAKAIEAGVPVYAGTDAGGGIEHGQLVDELMALNRVGMSAEQALGAASWSAREWLGWSGLHHGGVADLVCYDSDPRKDLAVLRHPRRILLRGRVVA, from the coding sequence ATGACGGCGCTTCATCTGCGCGGGGTGGTGCTCCCAGACGGAGAGCAACGGGACGTCTGGGTCCGTGACGGGATGGTCAGCCTCGAACCGGTACCGGGTGCCTCGACGGTGTTCGACGGGGGCTACCTGCTGGCGGGCCTGGTCGATGCGCACTGCCATGTCGGCCTCGGCCCGAAGGGACCGGTGGAGCTCGACGAGGCGGTGCGGCAGGCCGAGACCGATCGCGAAGCGGGTACGCTGCTGATCCGCGATTGTGGTTCCCCACTGGACACCCGGTCGCTGCAGGACCGGGAGGACCTGCCACGGATCATCCGAGCCGGCCGTCACCTGGCACGTCCCAAGCGCTACATCCCGCACTTGGCCGACGAGCTCGATGACCAGGAGCAGTTGCCTGCCGCGGTGGCCGAGCAGGCCGCCCATGGGGACGGGTGGATCAAGCTCGTCGGCGACTGGATCGATCGCTCGGTCGGCGATCTGTCTCCGCTGTGGCGTGCGGACGTGCTGACGGAGGCGATCGCGGCCGCGCACGCGCACGGCGCACGGGTGACCGCTCATGTGTTCGGCGAAGATGCACTCCCGGATCTGCTCGCGGCGGGCATCGACTGCATCGAGCACGGCACCGGCCTCACCGATGACACCGTCGAGGAAATGGCACGGCGGGGCACCGTACTGGTGCCCACGCTCGTCAATGTCGAGAACTTCCCGTCGTTCGCGGCGGCGGCGTCGAAGTATCCCGACTACGCGGCACACATGAGACACCTGTACCGGGAAGCCGACCGCACCGTGGCGAAGGCCATCGAGGCGGGCGTGCCCGTGTATGCGGGGACCGATGCGGGTGGCGGTATCGAACACGGGCAACTCGTCGACGAGCTGATGGCCCTGAATCGTGTCGGCATGTCGGCCGAGCAGGCATTGGGCGCGGCATCCTGGTCGGCACGCGAGTGGCTCGGCTGGTCCGGTCTGCATCACGGTGGTGTGGCCGATCTGGTGTGCTACGACTCCGACCCGCGGAAGGATCTGGCCGTGTTGCGCCATCCCCGGCGCATCCTCCTGCGCGGCAGGGTCGTGGCCTGA
- a CDS encoding AAA family ATPase, whose product MSGTGRGPARTGGRAGKGAGSAGSHHGGPSPGWPERGVGPPRRPDGDGYRSVHHGGDLDAYPGLDVETPDRPMPASSPPPLPPQVRIGRRDLVVLAGLPGAGKSTLLGRMQAAAPVSVLDPEQMYRPLRSVLPARFPYRRYRAVVHLAHRTRIVWCCMSASGPVIAHEPSTRPTTRAMLVVLGWITRRPRVLVWIHVGAFEALSGQRERGRMVGERSFVRHVGRAERLRRMLRAGRRPRGWYVVHVFTRAELVDGLRLTTPS is encoded by the coding sequence ATGAGCGGGACCGGCAGGGGCCCCGCCCGTACTGGGGGTCGGGCGGGGAAAGGGGCCGGGAGTGCGGGGTCGCATCACGGGGGACCGTCGCCGGGGTGGCCCGAACGGGGGGTCGGGCCACCCCGGCGACCCGACGGTGACGGGTATCGGTCGGTGCACCACGGTGGCGATCTCGATGCGTATCCTGGACTCGACGTGGAGACTCCGGACCGACCGATGCCGGCATCAAGCCCGCCCCCGTTACCGCCTCAGGTGCGGATCGGGCGGCGCGATCTTGTTGTTCTGGCCGGTCTGCCCGGCGCGGGCAAAAGCACTTTGCTGGGCAGAATGCAGGCGGCGGCGCCCGTTTCGGTGCTCGACCCCGAACAGATGTACCGGCCGTTGCGTTCCGTATTGCCCGCTCGCTTTCCGTACCGCAGGTACCGCGCGGTGGTACACCTCGCACACCGGACTCGCATCGTCTGGTGCTGTATGAGCGCGTCAGGTCCCGTCATCGCCCATGAACCCTCCACGCGGCCGACGACCCGGGCGATGCTGGTGGTGCTCGGCTGGATCACCCGGCGGCCGCGGGTGCTGGTGTGGATTCATGTGGGGGCCTTCGAAGCGCTCAGCGGTCAACGTGAGCGGGGGCGCATGGTCGGGGAGCGCTCCTTTGTCCGTCACGTCGGGCGTGCCGAGCGTCTCCGCCGCATGTTGCGTGCGGGGCGGCGACCTCGCGGCTGGTATGTGGTGCACGTTTTCACGCGAGCCGAACTGGTGGACGGGCTGAGGCTGACAACACCATCGTGA